Proteins encoded together in one Armatimonadota bacterium window:
- a CDS encoding beta-N-acetylhexosaminidase, which translates to MKKPFVSIAVAGAAISGAQVAVIPQPSSIQPAEGSFELNQSTRIAVNKDTEAVGEFARSYFAPATGFDMPLTRETGPNTIDLKLDKRLSGLGDEGYRLTVKKDRIEVRALKPVGVFYGIQTLRQLFPADIFRKAPASRSSWTVGCVHIEDSPRFGWRGAMIDSARHFMPKEFVLKYLDVMAFHKLNRFHIHLTDDTGWRIEIKRFPGLTGRSSGSDFSEMNPKGATRSINQKPGGYYTQDDIREIVAYAAKRFITVIPEIEMPGHAKAAIDAYPELGNLSQILQFGDKSKSGIWNNVFNVEDDTIKFLKQVLDEVMELFPSQWIHIGGDEVDKTPWKSNPKAQEKMASVGAKDEHELQSWFVKQFDDYLSSKGRRLIGWDEILEGGLAPKATVMSWRGMDGGIAAAKAKHEVVMAPTTYTYLDYYQSKDTKAEPKAIGGFLPLEVVYRFEPVPAELSAEEAKFILGGQFQLWTEFIPHPKHLEYMTFPRGCAVAEVVWSKKELRNYPDFLVRLNAQLERFRIMDVNYRALDGPGGK; encoded by the coding sequence ATGAAGAAGCCTTTCGTCAGCATCGCCGTTGCCGGAGCCGCCATCAGCGGAGCGCAAGTTGCCGTGATCCCACAACCCAGTTCCATCCAACCTGCAGAAGGGTCTTTCGAACTCAACCAGTCCACGCGGATCGCGGTGAACAAGGACACGGAGGCCGTTGGCGAATTCGCTCGCAGCTACTTCGCGCCGGCAACCGGCTTCGACATGCCGTTAACCCGAGAGACCGGCCCAAACACCATCGACCTGAAGCTCGACAAGCGACTGTCTGGGCTTGGCGATGAGGGGTATCGGCTCACCGTCAAAAAGGATCGGATCGAGGTTCGCGCGCTCAAGCCCGTGGGCGTCTTCTACGGCATCCAGACCCTGCGCCAGCTTTTCCCGGCAGACATTTTTCGGAAGGCGCCTGCCTCGCGGAGTTCGTGGACCGTGGGTTGCGTGCACATCGAGGACAGCCCTCGGTTCGGGTGGCGCGGCGCGATGATCGACTCCGCCCGGCACTTCATGCCCAAAGAGTTCGTGCTGAAATACCTGGACGTTATGGCGTTCCACAAGCTGAATCGCTTCCATATCCACCTCACCGACGACACCGGATGGCGCATCGAGATTAAACGGTTCCCCGGGCTGACGGGGCGCAGTTCGGGCTCGGATTTCTCGGAGATGAACCCAAAGGGGGCGACTCGCTCCATCAATCAGAAGCCTGGCGGCTACTACACCCAAGACGACATTCGCGAAATCGTGGCCTACGCGGCCAAGCGATTTATCACGGTCATCCCCGAGATCGAAATGCCCGGACATGCCAAGGCCGCCATCGACGCTTACCCCGAGCTCGGCAACCTCTCGCAGATTCTCCAATTCGGCGATAAGTCCAAGTCTGGTATCTGGAACAACGTTTTCAATGTGGAAGACGATACGATCAAGTTTTTGAAACAAGTGCTGGATGAAGTGATGGAGTTGTTTCCATCTCAGTGGATCCATATCGGAGGCGACGAGGTAGACAAAACGCCCTGGAAAAGCAACCCCAAGGCGCAAGAGAAGATGGCCTCAGTCGGGGCAAAGGACGAGCACGAACTGCAAAGCTGGTTCGTGAAGCAGTTCGATGATTATCTCTCCTCGAAAGGGCGAAGGCTGATCGGTTGGGACGAGATCCTGGAGGGCGGGCTCGCCCCCAAGGCCACGGTGATGTCGTGGCGAGGGATGGATGGCGGCATCGCCGCGGCCAAGGCCAAGCACGAGGTGGTGATGGCCCCGACCACCTACACCTACCTCGACTACTATCAAAGCAAGGACACAAAGGCAGAACCCAAGGCGATCGGCGGCTTCCTGCCGCTCGAAGTGGTCTACCGCTTCGAGCCTGTGCCTGCAGAGCTATCCGCAGAAGAGGCAAAGTTCATCCTGGGCGGACAGTTCCAACTCTGGACCGAGTTTATCCCTCACCCCAAACACCTGGAGTACATGACCTTCCCGCGGGGCTGCGCGGTGGCCGAGGTGGTGTGGTCGAAAAAGGAGCTTCGGAACTACCCGGACTTCCTCGTTCGGCTCAATGCCCAACTCGAGCGGTTCAGGATCATGGACGTCAACTATCGGGCTCTGGATGGTCCCGGGGGGAAGTAG
- a CDS encoding glycoside hydrolase family 130 protein: protein MSSVKVVGSAIPNLPWEDRPSSQSGQSQGDFGRPVWRYSKNPIIPRDATPSSNSIFNSAAVSFEGKFAGVFRCDSRRREMVLHAGFSDDGYKWNLDHEPIQWKYADPEIEPPQYGYDPRVCWIEDRYWVTWCSGFHGPSIGIGYTTDFKCFTMLETALMPFNRNGVLFPRKIGGRYMMLSRPSDNGHTPFGEIFLSQSEDMIHWGRHRWVMRQKQPWESTKIGAGPVPIETSEGWLMFHHGVLTSCNGYVYSWGAVLLDLDKPWKVVARCAPYLISPQMPYECVGDVPNVTFPCAALCDAPSGKVAVYYGGADTVTCLAFGYVQEIVEYIKANSEV, encoded by the coding sequence ATGTCCAGCGTCAAAGTCGTCGGTTCTGCCATTCCAAACCTCCCCTGGGAGGATCGCCCAAGCTCCCAGAGTGGCCAAAGCCAGGGGGACTTCGGCCGGCCCGTGTGGCGCTACAGCAAGAACCCGATCATCCCGCGCGACGCGACTCCTAGCTCGAACAGCATCTTCAACAGCGCCGCCGTGTCGTTCGAGGGCAAGTTCGCGGGAGTGTTCCGCTGCGACAGCCGCCGCCGCGAGATGGTGCTTCATGCCGGCTTCAGCGACGACGGCTACAAATGGAACCTCGACCATGAACCGATCCAGTGGAAGTACGCCGACCCGGAGATCGAGCCGCCGCAATACGGCTATGATCCGCGCGTCTGCTGGATCGAGGACCGCTACTGGGTGACCTGGTGCAGCGGATTTCACGGGCCCAGCATAGGGATCGGCTACACGACAGACTTCAAGTGCTTCACGATGCTGGAGACGGCGCTCATGCCGTTCAACCGAAACGGCGTGCTGTTTCCGAGGAAGATCGGCGGGCGGTACATGATGCTCAGCCGCCCCAGCGACAACGGGCACACGCCGTTCGGCGAGATTTTCCTTTCTCAGAGCGAAGACATGATCCACTGGGGCCGCCACCGGTGGGTGATGCGCCAGAAGCAGCCTTGGGAGAGCACGAAGATTGGCGCCGGTCCCGTGCCGATCGAGACCAGTGAGGGCTGGCTGATGTTCCACCACGGCGTGCTCACAAGCTGCAACGGCTATGTCTATAGCTGGGGCGCCGTGCTGCTCGATCTGGACAAGCCCTGGAAGGTGGTCGCCCGCTGTGCGCCGTACCTGATCTCGCCTCAGATGCCCTACGAATGTGTCGGCGATGTGCCGAACGTGACCTTCCCGTGCGCGGCGCTCTGCGACGCGCCGAGCGGCAAGGTGGCAGTCTACTATGGCGGCGCGGACACGGTGACCTGCCTGGCGTTCGGCTACGTGCAGGAAATCGTGGAGTACATCAAGGCGAATAGTGAGGTTTGA